Sequence from the Equus caballus isolate H_3958 breed thoroughbred chromosome 6, TB-T2T, whole genome shotgun sequence genome:
GGTGAAGATCAAGGGTTTTGAAACCGGCCAGTCTGGATTCAAACCCTGACGCAGCCAGTCACTGATctgtgacttttggcaagttactgtgccacaAGTCACAGGCCAGtgcctctgagcctcattttccctcaataaaatggaggtaatatgcctgcctcatagagttgttgagaGGAGCGAGTGAGATTGTGTGTGTAAAGTGCTTGGCCCAGGATAAGTGTTAGAAAACCTCAATTCTGACCAAAGCTGGAGGAGTTGGGCAAGGAGACGTTTTGTTGGTTTGCCTGAACCACTCAATTTTAGGCTGGCAGTTTGCTGTGTCACTCCACACAAGTCCTttaccctctctgggtctcatttccttcccctctctgaagGACTAATACAGCCTGGCTCCCTGGGGCGCAGGAAGCTGGCCCTCACAGGGGGGACCTCCGCAGAGGTCTTGGCCTGCTCACCCgctgcccctccttccccaggatgCGCTGCGCAGCTCCGGTGGCGACGGGCTGGGGCAGATGTCCTTGGAATTCTATCAGAAGAAGAAGTCCCGCTGGCCCTTCTCAGACGAGTGCATCCCCTGGGAAGTGTGGACGGTCAAGGTGCACGTGGTCGCCCTGGCCACGGAGCAGGAGCGGCAGATCTGCCgggagaaggtgggagagaaGCTCTGCGAGAAGATCATCAGCATCGTGGAGGTGATGAACCGGCACGAGTACCTGCCCAAGATGCCCACGCAGTCCGAGGTGGACAACGTGTTCGACACTGGCTTGCGGGACGTGCAGCCCTACCTCTACAAGATCTCCTTCCAGATCACCGACGCCCTGGGCACCTCGGTGACCACCACCATGCGCAGGCTCATCAAAGACACCCTTGCCCTCTAGGCCTCTCGGGGGCCTTGGGTGCTCCTTGATGGCTCGCAGACCTTGGCTTCTAGGGA
This genomic interval carries:
- the ATG101 gene encoding autophagy-related protein 101 isoform X2, which codes for MNCRSEVLEVSVEGRQVEEAMLAVLHTVLLHRSTGKFHYKKEGTYSIGTVGTQDVDCDFIDFTYVRVSSEELDRALRKVVGEFKDALRSSGGDGLGQMSLEFYQKKKSRWPFSDECIPWEVWTVKVHVVALATEQERQICREKVGEKLCEKIISIVEVMNRHEYLPKMPTQSEVDNVFDTGLRDVQPYLYKISFQITDALGTSVTTTMRRLIKDTLAL
- the ATG101 gene encoding autophagy-related protein 101 isoform X1, with the translated sequence MTLGQVDLAGQPLSGEAPRLSSDPPPSGAAGCRMNCRSEVLEVSVEGRQVEEAMLAVLHTVLLHRSTGKFHYKKEGTYSIGTVGTQDVDCDFIDFTYVRVSSEELDRALRKVVGEFKDALRSSGGDGLGQMSLEFYQKKKSRWPFSDECIPWEVWTVKVHVVALATEQERQICREKVGEKLCEKIISIVEVMNRHEYLPKMPTQSEVDNVFDTGLRDVQPYLYKISFQITDALGTSVTTTMRRLIKDTLAL